A region of Brevundimonas sp. NIBR10 DNA encodes the following proteins:
- a CDS encoding A24 family peptidase yields MPQPVVIAILMGLLGAVVGSFLAAVSVRLPREEGVVFGRSRCMSCERTLAPAHLVPVLSWIWLKGKCGWCRAAISPRYILIELAASAIGVWAALAGGDWVFVAATALLGWQLLLIAIIDAENFWLPDILTWPLAVTGLIAAAALGQAIPWAQIIGAVGGFGSLWLLAWAYKRMRGRDGLGGGDPFLFGAAGAWVGWMGLPSVLLWACAAGFAIVVARLIVRRAVSGSDRLPFGTLLAVGIWLTWLYGPIGV; encoded by the coding sequence ATGCCGCAACCGGTCGTCATCGCCATCCTGATGGGCCTGCTGGGTGCCGTCGTCGGCAGTTTCCTGGCGGCCGTCAGCGTGCGTTTGCCGCGCGAGGAAGGCGTCGTTTTCGGCCGGTCACGCTGCATGAGCTGTGAGCGAACCCTGGCCCCGGCGCATCTGGTTCCGGTGTTGAGCTGGATTTGGCTCAAGGGAAAATGCGGCTGGTGCAGGGCGGCGATCTCGCCGCGTTATATCCTGATCGAGCTGGCGGCCTCAGCGATCGGTGTCTGGGCTGCGCTCGCCGGGGGCGACTGGGTCTTCGTCGCGGCGACGGCCCTGCTGGGCTGGCAGTTGCTGTTGATCGCGATCATCGACGCCGAGAATTTCTGGCTTCCGGACATCCTGACCTGGCCGTTGGCGGTCACGGGCCTGATCGCGGCTGCGGCACTGGGGCAAGCTATTCCCTGGGCACAGATCATAGGGGCGGTCGGCGGCTTTGGGTCGCTGTGGCTGCTGGCCTGGGCCTACAAGCGAATGCGCGGCCGCGACGGGCTGGGCGGCGGTGATCCCTTTCTGTTCGGCGCGGCCGGGGCCTGGGTCGGATGGATGGGATTGCCCAGCGTCCTGCTGTGGGCCTGCGCGGCCGGCTTTGCGATCGTCGTCGCGAGGCTGATCGTCCGGCGGGCCGTCAGCGGGAGCGACCGGCTGCCGTTCGGGACCCTGCTGGCGGTCGGGATATGGCTGACCTGGCTCTACGGCCCGATCGGCGTCTAG
- a CDS encoding RusA family crossover junction endodeoxyribonuclease — protein sequence MKSQGAEAAWIGTGKVRAREVGEAVEITIDGLTTQAKYYKPLVYEFMRKEWSSRPSWGDYVVEITMEHVGDPPVLDLDNLAKALLDAIKGYLFHDDAQVARLVVERREGERERITIRSYPRKGSPTQGWTATDI from the coding sequence AAGGTCAGGGCGCGCGAGGTCGGCGAGGCGGTGGAGATCACCATCGATGGCCTGACCACCCAGGCCAAATACTACAAGCCGCTGGTCTATGAGTTCATGAGGAAGGAATGGTCGTCGCGACCGTCCTGGGGCGACTATGTGGTCGAGATCACGATGGAGCATGTCGGCGATCCGCCCGTGCTGGACCTCGACAACCTCGCCAAGGCCTTGCTGGACGCCATCAAGGGCTATCTGTTCCATGACGATGCCCAGGTCGCGCGGCTGGTGGTCGAACGGCGCGAGGGTGAACGCGAGCGGATCACGATCCGTAGCTATCCGCGCAAAGGTTCTCCGACCCAGGGCTGGACCGCGACCGACATCTAG